In the genome of Fervidobacterium nodosum Rt17-B1, the window TTGTAATTTTTCTTAATGAAGTTTCTTATTGCCTCGTCTTCAAGTAAATATTCACTGTATTTTTTCTCATTAAACCACTGCGCATCCCATTCAGAAGTTAAACCGAGCCTAAATCCTTTTGGATGTACTTTTTGACCCACCTGTATCACCTCGCAAAGTATTTATTATTTTGCTTTTGTCTCATTTTCTTTTTCTCTATCCCTAACAATAACAGTTATATGGGACATTCTCTTTTGAATAATATCCGCTCTTCCTCTACCGCGCGGCCATACTCTCTTCATTCTTGGGCCATCGTTTACATAACATGCTGCAACATAAAGGTTTTCCTCAGAAAGTCCGAGGTTATTTGTTGCATTCGCTACTGCAGATTTTAACACATTATATACGATTCGTGCAGCCTTTTTCGATGAAAATTCAAGAAGATTAAACGCTTCTGAAACATTTTTACCCCTAATGGAATTGATTACTGACCTTGCTTTCCTTGGAGATATGCGGACAAATCTTGCAACTGCCCTTGCTTCATATTTTGGTAACGTTGCAAGTGTCTCTTTTCTCTTTGCATGGAACTTGGACCTTTTGAGTCCTTCTCTTTTAATGATAGTTTGCATTATCAATTCCCTCCTTATTTCTTGACCTCACCTTTTTTGGCTGACTTGTTCGTATGTCCACCAAATCTTCTTGTGAATGAGAATTCACCAAGTTTGTGTCCAACCATATTTTCTGTTATATATACTGGTATGTGTTTCATTCCGTTGTAAACAGCTATTGTATGACCGACCATTTCTGGAACGATTGTACTTGCTCTGCTCCATGTTTTTATTATTTTCTTTTCACCAGTCTCATTGAGCATTCTTATTTTTTTGATAAGTTTGGGGTCTACGAATGGTCCTTTTTTGCTTGAACGGCTCATTTATTACACCTCCTGATTAACCGTTTCGTCTTCTAACGATGAATTTATCGCTTGCTCTCTTACCTCTCCTCGTCTTGTAACCTTTCGCTGGGACACCCCATGGACTCTGTGGATGGTGACCTTTACCTCTACCTTCTCCACCACCGTGTGGGTGATCAACTGGGTTCATGACAACACCACGTACATGTGGCTTTCTACCTTTCCATCTTTCTCTACCGGCTTTACCAGATACTTCGTTTTTGTGGTCTTCGTTTCCTACCACGCCAACCGTTGCGTAACATTTTATATGTACTTTTCTCAATTCGCCAGATGGCATCTTCAAGAGTGCATAGTTACCTTCTTTTGCCATAAGTTGACATGCTACACCAGCACTTCTTGCTATCTTCGCCCCACCACGTGGTAAAAATTCTATACTGTGAACGATTGTACCAACTGGTATATTTTCAAGCGGAAGAGCATTACCTGGCTTAATTTCTGCTTCAGGTCCTGACATTACTGTATCTCCAACGTTAAGTCCATTTGGTGCAAGAATGTACCTTTTTTCACCGTCAGCGTAAATTAGCAAAGCAATTCTTGCGGTTCTATTTGGATCATATTCAATTGATGCAACTTTTGCGGGGATATTTTCCTTTTCCCATCTTCTGAAATCAACAATTCTGTAAAGTCTCTTGTGACCGCCACCTCTGAATCTAACTGTTACTCTACCATGGTGGTTTCTTCCTGCGCTTTTCTTAAGAGGAACAACAAGTGACTTTTCTGGTTTTGTCTTTGTAATTTCCGAAAAGTCTGGAATTATCATGAATCTTCTACCTGGTGTTGTTGGTTTAAATCTTTTAAGACCCATTGTTTTTCACCCCTTATGCCTGGAGTTCTTTAATTGCATAGCCTTCTGCTAATTTGACTATGGCTTTTTTCCATTCTTTCGTGTAACCTTCTCTTGCCATGTAACCTCTTCTGAGGTCTCTCTTTGGTTTTGGTTTGACTATAACTGTATTTACCCTTTCAACTTTAACATTGAAAAGTTTCTCAACAGCTTCCTTTATTTGGGACTTATTTGCATTTTTGTCAACTTCAAAAACATACTCTCTATTGGCTCTGAGCATCATCGATTTTTCACTTATTACTGGTCTGATGATGATATCTGAATATTCTTTTCTCATTTGCTGAGCACCTCCTCAATTTTGCGAACGGTGCCCTCTGTAAGGACAACCTTTGAAGAGTTGATTATATCGTAAACGTTCAAACCATCGATGTTTACCGGATTCCCGTTGTTTGGATTATCGGCAATTATTACTTTTACTCCAGGAATGTTTCTTCCAGAAAGTTTTACATTTTCGTATACTTCTTCTTTTCTTGGAAGAACAAACAATACTTTCTCGTCAGCGATTCCAAGATTCTTAAGAACTTCTCTCATTTGTTTTGTTTGAGCCTTTTCAAATCGTATGTCGCTCACAACAATAAGGTTTCCTTCCTGGAAGCGAGCAGAAAGTGCTGATTTAAGTGCTAATTTTTTCATCTTTTTGTTCAATCTCTTAAGGTAATTCCTTGGTTTTGGACCGTGTGCAACACCACCGTGTCTCCAGTGAATTGCTCTTATGGAACCTTGTCTTGCTCTACCTGTATGCTTTTGTGGCCATGGTTTTCTTCCGCCACCAGCTACTTCTCCTCTTGTCTTTGTGGATGCTGTCCCTGCTCTCGAGTTTGTAAGTTGCATATCGATATAGCGCCACATGACATCAAGGTTTG includes:
- the rplW gene encoding 50S ribosomal protein L23; its protein translation is MRKEYSDIIIRPVISEKSMMLRANREYVFEVDKNANKSQIKEAVEKLFNVKVERVNTVIVKPKPKRDLRRGYMAREGYTKEWKKAIVKLAEGYAIKELQA
- the rpsS gene encoding 30S ribosomal protein S19, producing MSRSSKKGPFVDPKLIKKIRMLNETGEKKIIKTWSRASTIVPEMVGHTIAVYNGMKHIPVYITENMVGHKLGEFSFTRRFGGHTNKSAKKGEVKK
- the rplB gene encoding 50S ribosomal protein L2 yields the protein MGLKRFKPTTPGRRFMIIPDFSEITKTKPEKSLVVPLKKSAGRNHHGRVTVRFRGGGHKRLYRIVDFRRWEKENIPAKVASIEYDPNRTARIALLIYADGEKRYILAPNGLNVGDTVMSGPEAEIKPGNALPLENIPVGTIVHSIEFLPRGGAKIARSAGVACQLMAKEGNYALLKMPSGELRKVHIKCYATVGVVGNEDHKNEVSGKAGRERWKGRKPHVRGVVMNPVDHPHGGGEGRGKGHHPQSPWGVPAKGYKTRRGKRASDKFIVRRRNG
- the rplV gene encoding 50S ribosomal protein L22 codes for the protein MQTIIKREGLKRSKFHAKRKETLATLPKYEARAVARFVRISPRKARSVINSIRGKNVSEAFNLLEFSSKKAARIVYNVLKSAVANATNNLGLSEENLYVAACYVNDGPRMKRVWPRGRGRADIIQKRMSHITVIVRDREKENETKAK
- the rplD gene encoding 50S ribosomal protein L4, producing the protein MAQVTLYNIKGEKIGNIEIADEVFNVEPNLDVMWRYIDMQLTNSRAGTASTKTRGEVAGGGRKPWPQKHTGRARQGSIRAIHWRHGGVAHGPKPRNYLKRLNKKMKKLALKSALSARFQEGNLIVVSDIRFEKAQTKQMREVLKNLGIADEKVLFVLPRKEEVYENVKLSGRNIPGVKVIIADNPNNGNPVNIDGLNVYDIINSSKVVLTEGTVRKIEEVLSK